The sequence below is a genomic window from Salinispira pacifica.
CGGGGGGTCGCCTCTGTCGTTCTCTATACGGGGTTCTCTATATTGGGTCCTCTCTCCGGCAGCCTGTCAGGAGAACTGTCATGAGAACTGTCCGGGCCGGAAGAAGTTTCCGAAAACCAGAAGCCTCTCAGGAGCAAGAAATGAAAACCATTGAAATCGTGTATGCAAGCAAAACCGGTACCAGCAAAGATGTTGCCAGGCGCATCGCTGAGAATCTGAACTCAGCCCTGAAACCGGCTGAAATTCAGGCAGAGTCCGTGGAATTAAGCGGCCGCAACGGCGACAGCACCCCCTGGGCTGTAATTGCCGGGGGTCCGATTAACGGTATGCGGTTGCGCCAGGATATCGGGAATTTTATTGACGGCGAACAATTGTTCGCGGTGTTCTCTGTGTCGTACCTGGTGAAACATGCAAGAAAAATGTGGCAGAAGTCCATCACCAGAAACGTTGCGGAACACGCTTCCAGAGCGGGTGCGGAAACCTACCGGGTATTCGGCGGCAGAGCTGAAAGCGCCATGCCCGG
It includes:
- a CDS encoding flavodoxin domain-containing protein; its protein translation is MKTIEIVYASKTGTSKDVARRIAENLNSALKPAEIQAESVELSGRNGDSTPWAVIAGGPINGMRLRQDIGNFIDGEQLFAVFSVSYLVKHARKMWQKSITRNVAEHASRAGAETYRVFGGRAESAMPGFARFLFGLPADMPMETLDMSEVDEWSGELAEKLRSRI